The following proteins are co-located in the Thermus thermophilus HB8 genome:
- a CDS encoding YhjD/YihY/BrkB family envelope integrity protein: MLRRFYRLYQEAHVPFFAAALAYYALLSLMPLLFLLVGLFGFLLSGNPALRTEVFQALTELTLALFPARPEMAQSLLDFLTRGAFPLTLGSGLLLLWSGSNFFAALSYALGLIFGRPPGVRSRLLALVTPFLLGLGLILLALLGLALGFLARFLPQGLQGLLGPLEELVPLSTAFLLFLLTYALLRGSGGLRTLPPLAAGAGVATLLFEGIRLGLPRLLPRSQYELLYGPLAGFVLALLGLYLILLALLVGAVAARVLEEAREAG, from the coding sequence TTGCTTAGGCGCTTTTACCGCCTCTACCAGGAGGCCCACGTCCCCTTCTTCGCCGCGGCCCTCGCCTACTACGCCCTCCTCTCCCTCATGCCCCTCCTCTTCCTCCTGGTGGGCCTCTTCGGCTTCCTTCTCTCGGGAAACCCCGCCCTAAGGACCGAGGTCTTCCAGGCCCTCACCGAGCTCACCCTGGCCCTCTTCCCCGCCCGCCCCGAGATGGCCCAAAGCCTCCTGGACTTCCTCACCCGGGGCGCCTTCCCCCTGACCTTGGGAAGCGGCCTCCTCCTCCTCTGGTCGGGAAGCAACTTTTTCGCCGCCCTGAGCTACGCCCTGGGCCTGATCTTCGGCCGCCCGCCCGGGGTGCGAAGCCGCCTCCTCGCCCTGGTCACGCCCTTCCTTCTGGGCCTAGGCCTCATCCTCCTCGCCCTCCTCGGCCTCGCCCTGGGGTTTCTCGCCCGCTTCCTCCCCCAAGGGCTTCAAGGCCTCTTGGGGCCCTTGGAGGAACTCGTTCCCTTATCCACCGCCTTCCTCCTTTTTCTCCTCACCTACGCCCTCCTCCGGGGCAGCGGAGGCCTTAGGACCCTCCCTCCCCTCGCCGCCGGGGCGGGGGTGGCGACCCTCCTCTTTGAAGGCATCCGCCTCGGGCTCCCCAGGCTCCTCCCCCGCTCCCAGTACGAGCTCCTCTACGGCCCCTTGGCGGGCTTCGTCCTGGCCCTGCTCGGCCTCTACCTCATCCTCCTCGCCCTCCTCGTGGGCGCCGTGGCGGCGCGGGTCCTGGAAGAGGCCCGCGAGGCGGGCTGA
- a CDS encoding glutamate-5-semialdehyde dehydrogenase, whose translation MTATSLWELAERARKRLSEIAKGNRDRALLAMADLLEARWEEVLRANREDLEEAERTGLPKAKLDRLALKEKDLKTLTEGLRQIARLPDPLGRIEGLAKRPNGLRVGRMRVPLGLIGFIYEARPGATVEAVSVALKAGNAMLLRGGKEAFRSNRALVALWHEALGEAGLPEEAVTLVPTTDREAVLEMCRLELLDLLIPRGGEELIRLVQREARVPVLAHAKGVNHLYVDKKADLSMALRLALNGKTQRPAVCNALETVLVHEKVAEAFLPRLEKAMREKGVELRACPRALPLLKEAVPAREDEWDREYLDLVLRVKVVSGLEEALAHIARYGSRHTEAICTEDPKAAWRFLEEVDASLVLWNASTRFNDGFELGLGAEIGISTSKLHAYGPMGPMELTTLKWVALGEGQERT comes from the coding sequence ATGACGGCAACAAGCCTTTGGGAACTGGCGGAGCGCGCGCGCAAGAGGCTTTCCGAGATCGCGAAGGGGAACCGGGACCGGGCCCTTCTCGCCATGGCGGACCTCCTCGAGGCCCGCTGGGAAGAGGTCCTGAGGGCCAACCGGGAAGACCTGGAGGAGGCGGAAAGAACGGGGCTTCCCAAGGCCAAGCTGGACCGGCTGGCCCTAAAGGAGAAGGACCTCAAGACCCTCACGGAGGGCCTGAGGCAGATCGCCCGCCTCCCCGACCCCCTGGGGCGGATAGAGGGCCTGGCCAAACGGCCGAACGGCCTGAGGGTGGGCAGGATGCGGGTGCCCCTGGGCCTCATCGGCTTCATCTACGAGGCGAGGCCCGGGGCCACGGTGGAGGCGGTCTCCGTGGCCCTGAAGGCGGGGAACGCCATGCTCCTCAGGGGGGGCAAGGAGGCCTTCCGCTCCAACCGGGCCCTGGTGGCCCTCTGGCACGAGGCCCTGGGAGAGGCGGGCCTTCCCGAGGAGGCGGTCACCCTCGTCCCCACCACCGACCGGGAGGCCGTCTTGGAGATGTGCCGATTGGAGCTCCTAGACCTCCTTATCCCGAGGGGAGGGGAGGAGCTTATAAGGCTTGTCCAAAGAGAGGCCCGGGTTCCCGTTTTGGCCCACGCCAAGGGGGTGAACCACCTTTACGTGGACAAGAAGGCGGACCTCTCCATGGCCCTCCGCCTCGCCCTAAACGGCAAGACCCAGCGCCCCGCGGTGTGCAACGCCCTCGAGACCGTCCTGGTGCACGAGAAGGTGGCGGAGGCCTTCCTCCCCAGGCTGGAAAAGGCCATGCGGGAAAAAGGGGTGGAGCTCAGGGCCTGCCCTAGGGCCCTTCCCCTCCTCAAAGAGGCGGTCCCCGCCCGGGAGGACGAGTGGGACCGGGAGTACCTGGACCTCGTCCTCAGGGTCAAGGTGGTCTCGGGGCTGGAAGAGGCCCTCGCCCACATCGCCCGCTACGGCTCCCGCCACACCGAGGCCATCTGCACCGAGGACCCCAAGGCGGCTTGGCGCTTCCTGGAGGAGGTGGACGCGAGCCTGGTCCTCTGGAACGCCTCCACCCGCTTCAACGACGGGTTTGAGCTGGGGCTTGGGGCGGAGATCGGCATCAGCACCTCCAAGCTCCACGCCTACGGCCCCATGGGGCCCATGGAGCTCACCACCCTCAAGTGGGTGGCCCTAGGGGAGGGCCAGGAGCGCACGTGA